One Pectobacterium colocasium DNA segment encodes these proteins:
- a CDS encoding ASCH domain-containing protein: MSKQGLEQYPDALRWSFGDSPELADELLQLVLEGHKTATCSSYHAFKNEETPQVGDYNIVLDGAGQPSCVIRTRSLTLVRYCDVTAEMAAKEGEGDKSLAFWREGHQTFFEREGTFAPDMLLVFEEFELIEVF, from the coding sequence ATGAGCAAGCAAGGATTAGAGCAATATCCAGACGCGTTGCGCTGGTCATTTGGTGACAGCCCCGAGCTGGCGGATGAGCTTTTGCAACTGGTACTCGAAGGGCATAAAACGGCAACCTGTAGCTCGTATCACGCGTTTAAAAACGAGGAAACGCCACAGGTCGGCGATTACAACATCGTTCTGGACGGTGCCGGACAGCCTTCCTGCGTAATCCGCACGCGCTCGTTAACGCTGGTGCGCTACTGTGATGTGACGGCCGAGATGGCGGCGAAAGAGGGCGAAGGAGACAAAAGCCTGGCTTTCTGGCGTGAAGGTCATCAGACATTTTTCGAACGAGAAGGTACCTTCGCCCCAGATATGCTGCTGGTGTTTGAAGAGTTTGAGCTGATTGAGGTGTTTTGA
- a CDS encoding amino acid ABC transporter permease gives MPPWLQLMADSFWSLLSAGLKFTVPLAILSFIFGLALGILIALVRLYGPKPLKWLGDFYVWVIRGTPLLVQLFLIFYGLPSAGITLDAFPAALIGFTISVGAYSSEIVRGAILSVPKGQWNAAYSLGMNGRQAIRWVIFPQSVFVSLPPLSNTFISLIKDTSLAAVITVPEMFLSAQRIVSVTYEPLILYIEAALIYLMFSTVLSQLQVKLEKYYQRHIAH, from the coding sequence ATGCCGCCTTGGCTACAACTCATGGCAGACTCCTTTTGGAGTCTGCTGTCTGCGGGACTTAAATTTACCGTCCCTCTGGCGATTCTGTCTTTCATCTTTGGCTTAGCCCTCGGCATTCTCATCGCGCTGGTTCGCCTTTATGGCCCGAAGCCGCTGAAATGGCTGGGTGATTTCTACGTTTGGGTTATTCGTGGCACGCCGTTACTGGTGCAGCTTTTCCTGATTTTTTATGGGCTGCCCAGCGCGGGGATTACTCTCGATGCCTTCCCCGCTGCGCTCATTGGCTTCACCATCAGTGTGGGTGCCTACAGCTCGGAAATCGTCCGTGGAGCCATTTTGTCTGTCCCGAAAGGCCAATGGAATGCCGCCTATTCTCTCGGCATGAACGGCAGGCAGGCGATTCGCTGGGTCATCTTCCCGCAATCCGTTTTCGTGTCGCTACCGCCGCTTTCCAATACGTTTATCTCCTTAATCAAGGATACGTCGCTGGCTGCCGTGATTACCGTACCGGAGATGTTTTTATCCGCTCAGCGCATCGTTTCCGTTACCTATGAGCCTCTGATTCTGTATATCGAAGCAGCGTTGATTTACTTGATGTTCAGCACCGTACTGAGCCAGCTACAGGTGAAACTCGAAAAGTATTATCAGCGCCATATCGCACACTAA
- a CDS encoding PP2C family protein-serine/threonine phosphatase — translation MLNLTSASFFSFSKENNKTNQDTILPPLKINNGYLFAIADGLGGYKGGDKASQRVVDYLAKNFVNEIESDFISLFSNLKDDLKKISEVEKEYVNAASTLTLCYVTQESVIIGHIGDCRLYIKRQSKLNQLTKDHTQHQAYIDNGVFTSRQLKNAKGKNILTTAISKTLDLKYNIINFTFKELADEYGDLSIFIMSDGAHSFWEKRPRFSLNTLSEPSRFSSSLKKRIENGPPIDDYSLISVKFRSQDI, via the coding sequence ATGTTAAATTTAACATCAGCTTCATTTTTTTCATTTTCAAAAGAAAATAATAAAACCAACCAAGATACCATTCTTCCCCCATTAAAAATAAATAATGGCTATCTTTTTGCTATTGCTGATGGGCTGGGCGGATATAAAGGTGGAGATAAAGCATCTCAAAGGGTTGTAGACTATCTAGCTAAAAACTTCGTAAATGAAATAGAAAGTGACTTTATAAGCTTATTTTCGAATCTCAAAGATGATCTAAAAAAAATAAGCGAAGTCGAAAAAGAATATGTTAATGCGGCAAGTACATTAACATTGTGCTATGTCACTCAAGAGTCAGTTATTATTGGTCATATTGGCGATTGCAGATTATATATAAAAAGACAATCAAAATTAAACCAGTTAACCAAAGATCATACTCAACATCAAGCTTATATAGATAATGGGGTTTTTACTTCTCGTCAACTTAAAAATGCAAAAGGAAAAAATATACTAACAACAGCCATTTCAAAAACGTTAGATCTAAAATACAACATTATTAATTTCACATTCAAAGAATTAGCAGATGAATATGGGGATTTATCTATTTTCATTATGTCTGATGGTGCACATTCATTTTGGGAAAAGAGACCACGCTTTTCTCTTAACACATTATCAGAGCCTTCACGCTTCAGTTCAAGTTTGAAGAAAAGAATTGAAAATGGCCCCCCCATTGATGACTATTCGCTTATCTCGGTAAAATTCAGATCCCAAGATATTTAA
- a CDS encoding amino acid ABC transporter permease has product MTMNHYTQGRQSSLFRAMLWARRNLFSSISNSLLTLFCLWLLWVAIPPLLNWAIFQANWIGTTRNDCTRDGACWVFIHERFGHFMYGLYPAAEVWRINFALTIGLLSILPMFLKSIPYRGRYIAVWAMVYPLIAWWLLYGGFGGLSRVETYQWGGLTLTLIIAAVGIAGALPLGILLALGRRSTLPIVRMLSVVFIEFWRGVPLITVLFMSSVMLPLFLTEGTTIDKLLRALVGVILFQSAYVAEVVRGGLQALPKGQYEAAESLGLGYWRMQGLVILPQALKMVIPGLVNTIISLFKDTSLVIIIGLFDLFSSIQQATVDPTWLGMSTEGYVFAAMVYWIFCFSMSRYSQHLENRFNTGHKSH; this is encoded by the coding sequence ATGACGATGAACCATTATACGCAAGGCCGTCAGTCCTCTCTTTTCAGAGCGATGTTATGGGCTCGACGTAATCTCTTCTCCAGTATCAGCAATAGCCTGCTAACGCTGTTTTGCCTCTGGCTATTGTGGGTTGCCATACCGCCGCTGCTCAACTGGGCGATCTTTCAGGCGAATTGGATTGGCACCACCCGCAATGACTGTACGCGTGATGGCGCTTGTTGGGTCTTCATTCATGAAAGATTTGGTCATTTCATGTATGGCCTGTATCCGGCTGCGGAAGTCTGGCGTATCAACTTTGCGCTCACTATCGGGTTGCTGAGTATCCTGCCGATGTTTCTGAAAAGCATTCCCTATCGCGGGCGCTACATTGCGGTCTGGGCGATGGTGTATCCGCTCATTGCATGGTGGTTACTTTACGGCGGTTTTGGCGGACTTAGCCGAGTGGAAACCTATCAGTGGGGCGGGTTAACGTTAACGCTGATTATCGCCGCCGTGGGTATCGCGGGTGCGTTACCACTTGGCATCTTGCTCGCATTAGGCCGCCGTTCCACACTGCCGATTGTGCGTATGCTTTCCGTTGTCTTCATCGAATTCTGGCGCGGCGTACCGCTTATCACCGTGCTTTTTATGTCCTCCGTGATGCTGCCGCTGTTTTTAACGGAGGGCACGACTATCGACAAACTGCTAAGGGCGCTAGTCGGCGTGATTTTATTCCAGTCCGCCTATGTCGCCGAGGTCGTTCGCGGTGGCTTGCAGGCGCTACCTAAAGGACAGTATGAAGCCGCTGAATCTCTGGGCTTAGGCTATTGGCGTATGCAGGGCCTGGTCATTCTCCCACAAGCGCTGAAAATGGTTATCCCGGGTCTGGTGAATACCATTATTTCTCTCTTTAAAGACACGAGTCTGGTGATCATCATCGGCCTTTTCGATCTCTTCAGCAGCATCCAACAGGCCACGGTCGATCCCACCTGGCTAGGTATGTCGACAGAAGGCTATGTCTTCGCCGCCATGGTCTATTGGATTTTCTGTTTCAGCATGTCGCGTTATAGCCAGCATCTTGAAAATCGTTTTAACACCGGACACAAGTCACACTGA
- a CDS encoding amino acid ABC transporter ATP-binding protein, translating to MNQTAFTQSTDHMITLENVNKWYGQFHVLKDINLQVRQGERIVLCGPSGSGKSTTIRCINHLEEHQQGRIVVDGIELNHDLRNIEKIRTEVGMVFQHFNLFPHLTVLQNCTLAPCWVRHMPKKEAEELAMHYLERVRIAAHAHKFPGQLSGGQQQRVAIARSLCMKPKIMLFDEPTSALDPEMVKEVLDTMLGLAQDGMTMLCVTHEMGFARTVADRVIFMDQGEIVEQAPPDIFFSSPRSERTQSFLSQILH from the coding sequence ATGAATCAGACTGCATTCACTCAATCAACCGATCACATGATTACCTTAGAAAATGTGAATAAATGGTACGGGCAATTTCATGTACTTAAAGATATCAATTTGCAGGTCAGACAGGGGGAACGTATCGTACTGTGTGGCCCATCTGGCTCGGGGAAATCAACCACCATACGCTGCATTAATCATCTCGAAGAGCATCAACAAGGGCGAATTGTCGTTGATGGGATCGAATTGAATCATGATTTGCGTAATATCGAAAAAATTCGTACTGAAGTCGGCATGGTTTTCCAACACTTCAATTTGTTCCCACACTTAACCGTATTACAGAACTGCACGCTGGCGCCATGCTGGGTGCGCCACATGCCAAAAAAAGAAGCGGAAGAGCTGGCAATGCACTATCTGGAACGCGTGCGTATCGCCGCCCATGCCCATAAATTTCCGGGACAGTTATCTGGAGGTCAGCAGCAGCGTGTGGCCATCGCCCGTTCACTGTGCATGAAACCTAAGATTATGTTGTTTGATGAACCGACATCCGCGTTGGATCCTGAAATGGTAAAAGAGGTACTCGATACCATGCTTGGACTGGCTCAGGACGGGATGACGATGCTCTGCGTAACGCACGAGATGGGTTTCGCAAGAACGGTCGCTGACCGGGTGATCTTTATGGATCAGGGGGAGATCGTGGAACAAGCGCCACCAGATATCTTCTTCTCCAGCCCTCGCTCAGAACGCACGCAGTCATTTCTCTCGCAGATTCTGCACTAA
- a CDS encoding amino acid ABC transporter permease, producing the protein MLQRPTVKGDLSLTNPAVRAWLYQIVVVIAVLAVAAYLLHNTVTNLAQRGITSGFDFLNKSAGFGIVQHLIDYQQGDTYARVFLVGLFNTLLVSALCIVFASILGFTVGLARLSDNWLLRKISNVYIEIFRNIPPLLQIFFWYFAVLRNLPGPRQSISAFDIAFLSNRGFYLPSPELGPGAAAFFLSLLIAAVVAWVVFRRNRRYHALTGQPRRTWPLALGLLLVLCALSHLIFGSAFHWDMPELKGFNFRGGMVLIPELAALTVALSVYTSSFIAEIIRSGIQSVSHGQHEAARSLGLPNPVTLRKVILPQALRVIIPPLTSQYLNIVKNSSLAAAIGYPDMVSLFAGTVLNQTGQAIETIAITMSVYLIISLLISLLMNLYNRKIALVER; encoded by the coding sequence ATGCTACAACGCCCAACCGTAAAAGGTGATTTATCACTGACTAACCCAGCGGTGCGCGCCTGGCTGTATCAAATTGTCGTTGTGATCGCGGTATTGGCTGTCGCAGCCTACCTGTTGCACAACACCGTAACCAATCTGGCACAGAGGGGCATCACCTCTGGCTTTGATTTTCTGAATAAAAGCGCCGGCTTTGGCATCGTCCAGCACCTGATTGACTATCAACAAGGCGACACCTACGCCCGCGTTTTTCTTGTTGGGTTATTCAACACACTGCTGGTTTCAGCATTGTGTATCGTGTTTGCATCGATTCTCGGCTTTACCGTTGGCCTTGCCCGACTGTCCGATAACTGGTTACTGCGAAAAATATCCAACGTTTACATCGAGATATTTCGTAATATTCCACCGCTATTGCAGATCTTCTTTTGGTACTTTGCGGTACTACGAAATTTGCCGGGGCCACGCCAGTCGATCAGCGCCTTTGATATCGCGTTCCTCAGCAATCGGGGCTTTTATCTACCCTCTCCTGAATTGGGGCCAGGCGCGGCGGCATTTTTCCTTTCTCTGCTGATCGCAGCAGTTGTGGCATGGGTCGTCTTTCGGCGTAACCGGCGCTACCACGCGTTAACCGGCCAGCCACGCAGAACCTGGCCGCTGGCGTTAGGCCTGTTGCTTGTGCTGTGCGCACTCAGTCATTTGATTTTCGGCTCCGCTTTTCACTGGGATATGCCGGAATTGAAAGGCTTCAATTTCCGTGGTGGTATGGTGTTGATCCCTGAACTGGCGGCATTAACCGTCGCGCTTTCGGTCTACACCTCATCGTTTATCGCCGAGATCATTCGTTCAGGTATCCAATCGGTTTCCCACGGTCAACATGAGGCGGCACGTTCTCTCGGGTTGCCAAATCCCGTTACGCTACGCAAAGTGATCCTCCCACAGGCGCTGCGCGTCATCATTCCGCCACTCACCAGCCAGTATCTGAATATTGTGAAGAACTCTTCACTGGCTGCCGCCATTGGCTATCCCGATATGGTGTCGCTGTTCGCAGGAACGGTTCTCAATCAGACCGGCCAGGCCATTGAGACCATCGCCATTACCATGTCGGTCTACCTCATTATCAGCCTGCTGATTTCGCTGCTGATGAATCTGTATAACCGAAAGATCGCATTAGTCGAACGCTAA
- a CDS encoding amino acid ABC transporter substrate-binding protein has product MKKIRFALLTSALLATSVFAHADDLSAIKSAGVIKIGTEGTYAPYTYHDKSGQLVGFDVDIGRAVAEKLGVKAQFIEGRWDGLIAGIDAKRYDAVINQVGVTKERQAKYDFSKPYIDSKAVLVVRGDNTTIKDFSDLKGKKSAQSLTSNYSKQATSYGADIVPTDGFNQSLDLVLSGRADATLNDNLSFLDFKKQKPDANVKIAATSKDGEPSAILVRKNQAPLVEALNKALDEIKADGTYKTISVRYFGEDVSQ; this is encoded by the coding sequence ATGAAAAAAATACGTTTTGCTTTACTGACCAGCGCCCTGCTTGCTACCAGCGTATTCGCTCATGCCGATGACCTTAGCGCCATCAAGTCCGCAGGGGTTATCAAGATCGGCACAGAGGGCACCTACGCACCTTATACCTATCATGATAAATCAGGCCAGTTGGTTGGCTTCGATGTGGATATTGGCCGCGCGGTGGCAGAAAAGCTCGGCGTAAAAGCCCAGTTCATTGAAGGACGTTGGGACGGCTTAATCGCCGGTATTGATGCCAAGCGCTACGATGCGGTCATCAATCAGGTTGGTGTGACCAAAGAGCGCCAGGCCAAGTATGATTTCTCCAAGCCGTATATCGACTCCAAAGCGGTGCTGGTTGTCCGTGGCGATAACACCACCATTAAAGATTTCAGCGATTTGAAAGGCAAAAAATCAGCACAAAGCCTGACCAGCAATTACTCTAAACAAGCCACCAGCTACGGCGCGGACATTGTGCCGACGGACGGCTTTAATCAGTCGCTGGATCTGGTTCTCAGCGGCCGTGCGGACGCCACGTTGAACGACAATCTGTCATTCCTGGATTTCAAAAAGCAGAAGCCAGATGCCAACGTGAAGATTGCAGCGACCTCAAAAGACGGCGAACCTTCCGCGATTCTGGTGCGTAAGAATCAGGCACCACTAGTGGAAGCATTGAATAAAGCTCTGGATGAAATCAAAGCAGACGGCACCTATAAAACCATATCTGTGCGATACTTCGGGGAGGATGTTTCTCAATAA
- a CDS encoding amino acid ABC transporter substrate-binding protein — MKRIVISTLVAGASLFAAINQAHAGATLDAIQKKGFVQCGISDGLPGFSYADASGKYSGIDVDVCRGLAAAVFGDANKVKYTPLTAKERFTALQSGEVDVLSRNTTWTSSRDGGMGMLFTGVTYYDGIGFLTHNKAGLTSAKELDGATVCIQAGTDTELNVADYFKTHKMQYTPVTFDRSDESAKALESGRCDTLASDQSQLYALRIKLSKPAEFIVLPEVISKEPLGPVVRRGDEEWFSIVRWTLFAMLNAEEMGVTSKNVDQLAAKPTTPDMSHLLGHEGSYGKDLKLPNDWAFKIIKQVGNYGEIFERNVGMGSELKIKRGLNELWNKGGIQYAPAVR; from the coding sequence ATGAAAAGAATAGTGATTTCTACTCTGGTTGCTGGCGCGTCACTCTTTGCCGCAATCAATCAAGCCCATGCTGGTGCAACACTGGACGCCATTCAGAAGAAAGGATTTGTGCAATGCGGTATCAGCGATGGCTTACCCGGTTTTTCCTATGCCGATGCAAGCGGTAAATACTCCGGTATTGATGTTGACGTGTGTCGCGGCCTTGCCGCAGCCGTATTCGGCGATGCCAATAAAGTTAAATATACGCCGCTGACGGCGAAGGAACGCTTTACCGCGCTGCAATCCGGTGAAGTTGACGTGCTGTCACGTAACACCACGTGGACATCTTCCCGCGACGGCGGCATGGGTATGCTCTTTACCGGTGTCACTTACTACGACGGTATTGGCTTCCTGACGCACAACAAAGCAGGCTTAACCAGTGCAAAAGAGCTGGATGGCGCAACCGTTTGTATTCAGGCCGGTACCGATACCGAGCTGAACGTCGCAGATTACTTCAAGACCCATAAAATGCAGTACACCCCTGTCACGTTCGACCGCTCTGATGAAAGCGCCAAAGCGCTGGAATCTGGTCGCTGCGATACGCTGGCATCCGACCAGTCACAGCTGTACGCGCTGCGCATCAAGCTGAGCAAACCTGCTGAGTTTATCGTTCTGCCAGAAGTCATTTCTAAAGAGCCGCTGGGCCCGGTGGTACGCCGTGGTGATGAAGAGTGGTTCTCTATCGTGCGCTGGACATTATTCGCCATGCTGAACGCCGAAGAGATGGGTGTGACCTCGAAAAACGTCGATCAGTTGGCAGCAAAACCGACTACGCCAGATATGTCTCACCTGCTGGGTCACGAAGGCAGCTATGGTAAAGATCTCAAATTACCAAACGATTGGGCATTTAAAATCATCAAACAAGTCGGTAACTACGGCGAAATCTTTGAACGTAATGTCGGTATGGGCAGTGAGCTGAAAATTAAGCGCGGCCTGAACGAACTGTGGAACAAAGGCGGGATCCAGTACGCGCCAGCGGTACGTTAA